One Clostridium estertheticum DNA segment encodes these proteins:
- a CDS encoding CPBP family intramembrane glutamic endopeptidase: protein MFSNQNGLFGEAKQAKVLPNIITSLLWVFLFLMVGQGIGGILAHFTKKIIGNDPAVLLLNELICGFIFITLLVFARVKFREKRSISSIGLKKEGLIKKYLVGFGIGILMFSVVVLLLSISGHTVVNSNPGGLSGIAALSGVLIVIPGWIIQSGTEEILSRGWLMNVLGARYNVAVGLIISSSFFGLMHFANPNVNILAIINIVLVGLFFGVYVIKTNDLWGACGLHAAWNWTQGNVFGFEVSGQKVAAGSLLNLRLTGSEWFTGGLFGPEAGIAATIVLCIGIVIVYFIPCHKNLGTVRSLM from the coding sequence ATGTTTTCAAATCAGAATGGGTTATTTGGAGAAGCGAAACAAGCGAAGGTACTACCTAATATTATTACAAGTCTACTTTGGGTATTCCTCTTTCTAATGGTCGGACAAGGAATTGGTGGAATCTTGGCTCATTTTACAAAAAAAATTATTGGTAATGATCCTGCAGTTTTATTGTTAAATGAGCTTATTTGTGGGTTTATATTTATAACATTACTTGTATTTGCTAGAGTAAAGTTTAGAGAAAAAAGAAGTATTTCAAGTATTGGTTTAAAAAAAGAAGGACTTATAAAAAAGTATTTAGTAGGTTTTGGAATAGGGATTTTAATGTTTTCAGTAGTGGTTTTATTGCTTAGTATTAGTGGACATACTGTAGTAAATAGCAATCCAGGAGGTCTTTCGGGTATAGCAGCTTTAAGTGGTGTCCTAATTGTTATACCAGGTTGGATAATACAAAGTGGTACAGAAGAGATTCTTTCACGAGGCTGGCTTATGAATGTTTTAGGTGCAAGATATAATGTAGCTGTAGGTTTGATTATTTCGTCTTCATTTTTTGGACTTATGCACTTTGCAAATCCAAATGTAAACATTTTAGCTATAATAAACATTGTTTTAGTAGGTTTGTTTTTTGGTGTATATGTTATAAAAACTAATGATCTATGGGGGGCTTGTGGACTTCATGCGGCGTGGAACTGGACTCAAGGAAATGTTTTTGGTTTTGAGGTAAGTGGACAAAAAGTAGCAGCAGGTAGTTTATTAAATTTGAGGTTAACTGGTTCAGAATGGTTTACAGGTGGATTATTTGGCCCTGAAGCTGGTATCGCAGCAACTATAGTTCTTTGTATAGGAATTGTTATTGTATATTTTATTCCATGTCATAAAAATTTAGGTACTGTGAGGAGTTTAATGTAA
- a CDS encoding ferritin-like domain-containing protein: MDYEMHKKDKYADPSPYPEVQVLSPNLYYASLLMDDYAGLVSEFTAISQYLYHYFFFKLIDKNLGELLENVAITEMHHMEIIAATVKKLGGNPIIAGSYSTCGNFWNGSFVYYGVQLCDRLKADIDSEYKAIAGYQKHIRMISDPYVQAILRRIILDEKIHIRLFNEALLKFCGCTYKPLN, encoded by the coding sequence ATGGACTATGAAATGCATAAAAAAGATAAGTATGCAGACCCATCTCCCTACCCTGAGGTACAAGTACTTAGCCCAAATCTCTACTATGCATCATTATTGATGGATGATTATGCAGGTTTAGTAAGCGAGTTTACTGCCATTAGCCAGTATCTTTATCACTATTTCTTTTTTAAGCTTATCGATAAGAATCTCGGAGAATTACTAGAAAATGTTGCTATTACCGAAATGCATCATATGGAGATAATAGCAGCTACAGTTAAAAAATTAGGAGGAAATCCAATAATAGCAGGTTCATACAGTACTTGCGGCAATTTTTGGAATGGAAGCTTTGTTTATTACGGAGTTCAACTCTGTGATCGTTTAAAAGCAGATATTGATTCAGAGTATAAAGCTATCGCAGGATATCAAAAGCACATACGAATGATTTCTGATCCATATGTTCAGGCTATCCTAAGGAGAATTATACTAGATGAAAAAATTCATATCCGTCTTTTTAATGAGGCACTTCTTAAGTTCTGTGGATGTACTTACAAACCGCTAAATTAA
- a CDS encoding ABC transporter ATP-binding protein: MIVEIKNLVKRYKDFIAVDNLSLSIKEGEIFGLLGPNGAGKTTTINTILGLSKKDSGEVKIFGKSMDKSEGEIKRNTGIVPQNIALFNDLKAYENVEFFGRLYGLRGRLLKERVEEALEFTGLLDRKNDYPLKYSGGMQRRLNIACAIVHKPKLIIMDEPTVGIDPQSRNHILNSVRRMNESGSTVIYTSHYMEEVEELCTDIAIMDHGKVIAKGTKEHLKSLVEKEEKLTVTLSNVNYTMVEQIRKISGVIDCELGDRKLTVTSQNGSKNLSRIIDSINNSNSEILGIDVDKPSLEGVFLTLTGKKLRD; the protein is encoded by the coding sequence ATGATTGTTGAGATTAAAAATCTTGTTAAGAGGTATAAGGATTTTATAGCAGTAGACAACTTAAGTCTGTCAATAAAAGAAGGAGAGATATTTGGGCTTCTGGGGCCAAATGGAGCAGGCAAGACTACCACTATAAATACTATTTTGGGATTGAGCAAAAAAGATAGTGGGGAAGTAAAAATTTTTGGGAAAAGCATGGATAAAAGTGAGGGGGAAATCAAGAGGAATACTGGGATAGTTCCTCAGAACATTGCACTTTTTAATGATCTTAAAGCATATGAAAATGTAGAGTTTTTCGGAAGACTTTACGGACTGAGAGGTAGACTGCTAAAGGAAAGGGTAGAAGAAGCTCTAGAATTTACAGGTCTTCTTGATAGAAAAAATGATTATCCGCTCAAATACTCCGGTGGTATGCAAAGGAGATTAAATATAGCCTGTGCCATTGTGCACAAGCCGAAGCTGATAATAATGGATGAACCTACCGTAGGGATAGATCCTCAATCAAGAAATCATATACTGAATTCAGTAAGAAGGATGAATGAAAGCGGATCCACTGTGATTTATACCTCCCACTATATGGAGGAAGTAGAAGAGCTGTGCACTGATATAGCTATTATGGATCACGGAAAGGTTATAGCTAAGGGAACGAAAGAGCACTTGAAGTCATTGGTAGAAAAAGAAGAAAAATTAACGGTTACACTTTCAAATGTCAATTATACAATGGTTGAACAAATTAGAAAGATATCAGGAGTTATAGACTGCGAGCTTGGGGATAGAAAACTTACGGTAACATCACAAAATGGTAGCAAAAACTTGAGCAGAATAATAGATTCCATTAATAATTCAAATAGTGAAATATTAGGAATAGATGTTGATAAACCAAGCCTTGAAGGGGTGTTTCTTACTCTCACAGGAAAAAAGTTAAGAGATTAG
- a CDS encoding response regulator transcription factor, with amino-acid sequence MKIIIVDDDGLIRDSLKLLIELEEDMEVIGTAKNGMEAFELCKANNPDIVLMDIRMPVMDGVLGTKLIKENFHDIKVVLLTTFKDDEYIREAVMNGAEGYILKNQSSDSIIESLRTVFKGNVVFEKDIISSIKGMLKEENKKEPSHFNLSEREFEILALISDGLSNKEIAEKLFLGEGTVRNYITNVLGKLWLRDRTQLAIFYLKNF; translated from the coding sequence ATGAAAATAATAATTGTTGACGACGACGGCCTGATTCGAGACAGCTTAAAGCTACTTATAGAGCTTGAAGAAGATATGGAGGTAATTGGCACAGCTAAAAATGGAATGGAGGCCTTTGAACTTTGTAAGGCAAATAACCCAGATATAGTGCTTATGGATATACGGATGCCTGTTATGGACGGTGTGCTTGGCACTAAACTTATAAAAGAAAATTTTCACGATATTAAAGTAGTGCTTCTGACTACCTTCAAGGATGATGAATATATAAGAGAAGCTGTAATGAATGGTGCTGAAGGTTATATATTGAAAAATCAGTCTTCAGACAGTATTATAGAAAGCCTTAGGACGGTGTTTAAAGGGAATGTAGTTTTCGAAAAGGATATAATTAGCTCAATTAAAGGCATGTTAAAAGAGGAAAATAAGAAAGAGCCTTCTCATTTTAACTTGTCTGAAAGAGAATTTGAAATCCTGGCTTTAATATCTGATGGGCTATCAAATAAGGAAATAGCAGAAAAACTTTTTTTAGGTGAGGGAACAGTAAGAAACTATATAACAAATGTTTTGGGGAAGCTGTGGCTTAGGGATAGGACTCAACTGGCTATATTTTATTTGAAAAACTTTTGA
- a CDS encoding DUF4179 domain-containing protein translates to MNEKDILNMVDNISEDDLSIIMDKTYTKRYIENSVSDYNEKEIIREKLHKKINLDTKQQGVSQQNIINNKDSQMVNLEDTKLNLKRKYKKEKVTWKNKVINNLIKSVVAAMLVFVVSVNIFPDLALALVKIPVLNKLIEVVTFDKGFKNVVDNGNIQEVNTTIEDKGVKFTVTTIAGDDLKLWIGYELQGENSTLGKVVKFKNEANGKELPWIGYIPEEGKNYIEVHMDRLVKDFKMEVEIYKDDPSFHIPYSELDEKARSDVKQLIEKNKITTLNIPISLNDKIYNKDLRVFNIQGKEFKSEIGTFKIEKLELAESRSRVYCKLVSEENELAGVLVPRLVDGEGKDYSSPYDSEKYIDNNTLCLELSGGISSIKGLSFTCNGLKYINKKDKHITIDLKNKRIEPNNLGISLISIVSSNIILNVPKYGVEFKLEAKNEKGSNVEVKEIRTEFSKETVEFKFKELKAEKIILDVKSVQYNEPKGFSMRLID, encoded by the coding sequence ATGAATGAAAAGGATATACTTAATATGGTAGATAATATTTCTGAAGATGATTTGAGTATAATAATGGACAAGACGTACACAAAGAGATATATAGAAAATTCTGTTTCCGATTATAATGAAAAAGAAATAATTAGAGAAAAGCTACATAAGAAAATCAACCTGGATACAAAGCAACAAGGGGTATCACAACAAAATATTATTAATAATAAAGATTCCCAAATGGTAAATTTAGAAGATACTAAATTGAATTTGAAAAGAAAATATAAAAAAGAAAAAGTCACCTGGAAAAATAAAGTTATTAACAATCTAATAAAATCAGTAGTAGCCGCAATGTTAGTATTTGTAGTATCAGTTAATATTTTTCCTGATTTAGCACTAGCTTTAGTCAAAATACCAGTATTAAATAAGCTAATAGAAGTAGTGACATTTGACAAGGGATTTAAGAATGTAGTTGATAATGGCAACATTCAAGAAGTAAATACTACTATAGAAGATAAGGGGGTAAAATTCACGGTAACAACAATAGCAGGGGATGACTTAAAGTTATGGATTGGGTATGAACTTCAAGGCGAAAATTCAACACTGGGAAAAGTAGTAAAATTTAAAAATGAAGCTAATGGTAAAGAACTTCCCTGGATTGGTTATATACCAGAGGAAGGTAAAAACTATATAGAAGTTCATATGGACAGGTTAGTTAAAGATTTTAAAATGGAAGTAGAGATTTATAAAGATGATCCATCATTTCATATACCATATTCAGAGTTAGATGAAAAAGCTAGAAGTGATGTGAAACAGCTTATTGAAAAAAATAAAATTACAACCTTAAATATACCTATATCACTAAATGATAAAATTTATAACAAGGACTTAAGAGTTTTCAATATACAGGGAAAAGAGTTTAAAAGTGAAATCGGTACATTTAAGATTGAAAAATTGGAATTGGCTGAATCAAGGAGTAGAGTTTATTGCAAATTGGTAAGTGAGGAAAATGAGTTAGCTGGTGTCCTAGTTCCAAGGCTTGTTGATGGAGAGGGTAAAGATTACTCAAGTCCTTATGATTCTGAAAAATACATTGATAATAATACGCTTTGCTTAGAACTGAGTGGTGGAATAAGTAGCATAAAGGGATTGAGTTTTACGTGTAATGGATTAAAATATATAAATAAGAAGGATAAGCATATTACTATAGATTTAAAAAATAAAAGGATAGAGCCTAATAATTTAGGTATATCTCTTATTAGTATTGTCAGTTCTAATATTATTTTAAATGTACCTAAATATGGAGTAGAGTTTAAGCTAGAGGCAAAAAATGAAAAAGGCAGTAACGTCGAAGTTAAAGAAATAAGAACAGAGTTTTCTAAAGAAACGGTTGAATTCAAGTTTAAGGAATTGAAAGCTGAAAAAATAATTTTAGATGTAAAGAGCGTACAGTATAATGAACCAAAAGGTTTTAGTATGAGGTTGATAGATTAA
- a CDS encoding ABC transporter permease: protein MTIFFSNLKRILKKRINRIMIVAVPVILVLMVFNLNMNAVVSINIGVVDNDNTEFTKAFIKGLQEKSEVEIISEDTMKATIKNNHLAYGVVMDKGFTEAILNGEDVKLKTYRADDVDLTSAVKLYIENYISAARNIAKNTKNNKEVFYSSLRAYEKGTFKSETIVFGDKGGDGRKEKSALGLLGYAMLIIATFSTNLILEDKKNKTYIRMFASPLKNFNYMLQNIFSFLFIVLIQVYIAFKIMTGTFKAQLGASVENMFVLFVIYAATCVALALAIGSVSKNIKQASALGVLVNTLVAMLGGLFWPKELMPDILLTMGKFTPAYWLTDGIDKLLTSRSITSAAQDIGILLLFTVVFFMISSWGKVYVEDI from the coding sequence ATGACAATTTTTTTCTCGAATTTAAAAAGAATATTAAAAAAAAGAATAAATAGAATAATGATAGTTGCTGTTCCAGTAATTTTAGTACTCATGGTCTTTAACTTAAATATGAATGCAGTCGTCAGTATAAATATTGGAGTTGTAGATAATGACAATACAGAGTTTACCAAGGCTTTTATTAAAGGTTTGCAAGAAAAAAGTGAAGTAGAAATTATATCCGAAGATACTATGAAAGCGACTATTAAAAATAATCACTTGGCTTATGGAGTTGTAATGGATAAGGGTTTTACAGAAGCTATTTTAAATGGTGAGGATGTTAAGCTTAAAACCTATAGAGCCGATGATGTAGACTTAACTTCCGCTGTTAAACTATACATAGAAAATTATATCAGTGCCGCAAGGAATATTGCTAAAAATACCAAAAATAATAAGGAAGTTTTCTACTCGTCTCTTAGAGCGTATGAGAAGGGAACTTTTAAGAGTGAAACAATTGTATTTGGAGATAAGGGTGGAGACGGACGAAAAGAAAAATCTGCTTTAGGACTGCTCGGCTATGCTATGCTTATCATTGCAACATTTTCAACCAATCTTATCCTTGAAGACAAGAAAAATAAAACCTATATCCGTATGTTTGCCTCCCCACTGAAAAACTTTAACTATATGCTGCAAAATATTTTTAGCTTCCTATTTATAGTTCTGATACAGGTATATATTGCCTTCAAAATCATGACAGGTACATTTAAGGCTCAACTTGGAGCATCAGTAGAAAATATGTTTGTTCTATTCGTAATTTATGCAGCTACCTGTGTAGCTTTGGCTCTTGCCATAGGAAGTGTTTCAAAAAATATTAAGCAAGCTTCAGCTTTAGGAGTACTTGTAAACACACTTGTAGCCATGCTGGGAGGGTTGTTCTGGCCAAAAGAACTTATGCCTGATATACTATTAACCATGGGAAAGTTTACTCCGGCATACTGGCTTACGGATGGTATAGATAAGCTGCTGACTTCGAGATCGATTACTTCAGCAGCACAGGATATAGGAATTCTGTTATTATTCACAGTAGTATTTTTCATGATATCTTCCTGGGGGAAGGTCTATGTTGAAGATATTTAA
- the abc-f gene encoding ribosomal protection-like ABC-F family protein, whose product MFELSLNGVKKYMDATLVVKNISFQVYSGEKVGIVGVNGSGKSTILKLIAGIEPMNYYPGYPQTSSYGYDEGLINMPREATSAYLEQIPQYHESLKVIDVLNLAFEEIHSIEDKMRKLEEEMKFLENTTLEKALKQYSELVQLYEVKGGYNTEEKLSKICTGLKFGDSFLNKDFSLLSGGEKTTVVLGKLLIDDPDILLLDEPTNHLDMDSIEWLEGYLKAYKGIVIIVSHDRYFLDNVVTKIIEIEDMESKTYKGNYSDFAKQKEENMLEQFHQYKEQQKQTKIIQKTIKELRDWAISVDNNKFFKRAVSLQKKLDKMNSSDTESNKDYRSRGQYVRTEKPKFERKNMKLNFKETERSGNETIKAIGLSKSFEDKVIFKDTDLMINFGERVALIGPNGSGKTTFLKLLLGEECPDDGVVELGANVMAAYLPQKITFKNEELTVLDCFREDVFLPEGKAREYLSKFMFYGSSVFKKVKHLSGGEKIRLKLSKLLYEDVNLLILDEPTNHLDIDSIETFEEALEEFKGTICFISHDRYFINKIGERVIAIENNAFKSYPGNYNYYKNVKDEQNLQSLKEPVVKSEKVKKPRNIDESKNKEVEKAKALTRVEILEDEIREIDLAMADSRLHYEELNKLYSRKEELCKEQDGVMELWLNFNN is encoded by the coding sequence ATGTTCGAATTATCATTAAATGGTGTAAAAAAATATATGGATGCCACACTTGTTGTTAAAAATATAAGCTTTCAAGTTTACTCAGGAGAAAAAGTTGGTATAGTAGGTGTAAATGGAAGCGGGAAGAGCACTATCCTTAAGCTAATTGCGGGAATAGAACCTATGAATTACTATCCAGGTTACCCGCAAACCTCAAGCTATGGATATGATGAGGGGTTAATTAATATGCCCAGAGAAGCCACTAGTGCTTACCTTGAACAAATACCGCAGTATCATGAGAGTTTAAAGGTTATTGATGTTTTAAACTTAGCTTTTGAGGAAATTCATAGTATAGAGGATAAAATGCGTAAACTAGAAGAAGAGATGAAATTTTTAGAAAATACAACATTGGAAAAAGCCTTGAAACAGTACAGTGAATTGGTTCAATTATATGAAGTTAAAGGCGGATATAATACAGAAGAAAAATTAAGCAAGATTTGCACGGGCCTGAAATTTGGTGATAGCTTTTTAAATAAAGACTTTAGTTTATTAAGCGGTGGTGAAAAAACCACGGTTGTACTTGGTAAGCTCTTGATTGATGATCCAGATATATTACTACTGGATGAACCTACAAATCATTTGGATATGGATTCAATTGAATGGCTTGAAGGATATCTTAAGGCATATAAGGGAATTGTAATTATCGTATCTCATGACAGATACTTTTTAGATAATGTAGTAACAAAAATTATAGAAATAGAAGATATGGAAAGTAAGACTTATAAAGGAAATTACTCTGATTTTGCGAAGCAAAAAGAGGAGAATATGCTTGAACAATTTCATCAATATAAGGAACAGCAAAAGCAGACTAAGATTATACAGAAGACTATAAAGGAGTTAAGGGATTGGGCAATTAGTGTAGATAATAATAAATTCTTTAAAAGAGCTGTCAGTTTACAAAAAAAACTTGATAAAATGAATAGTAGTGACACTGAAAGTAATAAGGATTATCGATCCAGAGGTCAATATGTAAGAACTGAAAAACCGAAGTTTGAAAGAAAGAATATGAAGCTTAACTTTAAAGAAACTGAAAGATCTGGTAATGAGACAATCAAGGCTATAGGGCTGTCTAAAAGCTTTGAAGATAAAGTTATTTTTAAGGATACAGATTTAATGATTAATTTTGGTGAAAGAGTGGCGCTAATCGGCCCAAATGGTAGCGGGAAAACCACCTTCTTAAAACTGCTATTAGGTGAAGAGTGTCCAGATGATGGTGTAGTGGAATTAGGTGCCAATGTAATGGCGGCATATTTGCCTCAGAAAATTACTTTTAAAAACGAGGAACTCACTGTGCTGGATTGTTTCAGGGAAGATGTTTTTCTGCCAGAGGGGAAAGCACGGGAATACCTGTCCAAATTCATGTTTTATGGGAGCAGTGTCTTTAAGAAAGTAAAGCACTTATCCGGAGGAGAGAAAATAAGGCTGAAGCTCAGCAAACTGTTATATGAAGATGTGAATTTATTGATACTAGATGAGCCCACTAATCATCTTGATATTGATTCCATAGAAACCTTTGAGGAAGCGCTGGAAGAGTTTAAAGGAACTATATGCTTCATCTCTCATGACAGATACTTTATAAATAAAATCGGTGAAAGAGTTATTGCTATTGAGAACAATGCGTTTAAAAGTTATCCTGGTAATTATAATTATTATAAAAATGTAAAAGATGAGCAGAACCTTCAGTCTCTTAAAGAGCCAGTAGTGAAGAGTGAAAAAGTTAAGAAACCAAGAAATATTGATGAAAGTAAAAATAAGGAAGTGGAAAAGGCTAAAGCTCTAACCCGTGTTGAAATTCTTGAAGATGAAATAAGAGAGATTGATTTAGCTATGGCTGACTCAAGGTTGCATTATGAGGAGCTTAATAAGCTGTACTCTAGGAAAGAGGAGTTATGTAAAGAGCAGGATGGAGTTATGGAATTGTGGTTAAATTTTAATAATTAA
- a CDS encoding sensor histidine kinase: MEYLIRILFFIVVIGKFIVQGNTSATEVSLLLLLAAVNIFKQKNRVTWHVLIIEATFITVGCNYSHNFSLLYALIAYDAGNKDMKPFTLVAATLAICFSGLNNIMEVLALIFIAFMFGNLSLKFRENINSFKETYDNERRYRYELEAAKQKLLNSAKEVAYIAEIKERNRIAREIHDTVGHRIAGILLQLQVVQKLRHRDEEKSDKLLKDSVERLAETLNVMRNTVHNIRPSNSMGLEYIEGIINNFNYCIVNFKHLGNFNSLSANVLETISSDIKEALTNAYKYSKATAIDIKIDIRDSFVRIYIKDNGEGCPNLREGFGLQGIRERIENLGGTVSFSGENGFMIVYIIPLGKEKGEELHENNNC, encoded by the coding sequence ATGGAATATTTAATAAGAATTTTATTTTTCATTGTAGTAATTGGAAAGTTTATAGTTCAGGGCAATACTTCAGCTACTGAAGTTTCCCTGCTACTGCTTTTAGCTGCAGTTAATATATTTAAGCAGAAAAACAGGGTTACCTGGCATGTTTTGATAATAGAGGCAACATTCATAACCGTTGGATGCAATTACAGTCATAATTTTTCACTACTGTATGCCCTGATTGCATATGATGCCGGTAATAAGGATATGAAACCCTTTACTTTGGTTGCAGCTACACTAGCAATTTGTTTTTCAGGCTTAAATAATATTATGGAAGTTTTAGCACTTATTTTTATTGCTTTTATGTTTGGAAACCTATCCCTGAAGTTTAGAGAAAATATAAACTCTTTTAAAGAAACTTATGATAACGAAAGAAGATACAGATATGAGCTTGAGGCTGCCAAGCAGAAGCTTTTAAACTCAGCTAAAGAGGTGGCTTATATCGCAGAAATCAAGGAAAGAAATAGAATTGCCAGAGAGATTCATGATACTGTGGGACACAGGATTGCAGGCATTTTGCTTCAGCTTCAGGTAGTACAAAAGCTGAGGCACAGGGATGAAGAAAAATCTGATAAGCTGCTTAAGGATTCAGTTGAAAGATTGGCTGAAACATTAAATGTAATGAGAAATACTGTACATAATATCAGGCCAAGCAATTCAATGGGTTTGGAGTATATAGAAGGCATTATTAATAATTTTAACTACTGTATTGTAAATTTCAAGCATTTAGGAAATTTTAACAGTCTCTCCGCAAATGTGTTGGAGACTATAAGCTCGGACATTAAGGAGGCATTAACAAATGCATATAAGTATTCCAAAGCAACAGCTATTGATATTAAAATTGATATTAGGGACAGCTTTGTAAGGATATATATTAAAGACAATGGGGAAGGGTGTCCAAACCTAAGGGAAGGCTTTGGCCTGCAGGGTATAAGAGAAAGGATCGAAAACCTTGGCGGCACAGTTTCCTTCAGCGGAGAAAATGGGTTTATGATAGTTTATATAATTCCACTTGGAAAAGAAAAGGGGGAAGAACTACATGAAAATAATAATTGTTGA
- a CDS encoding ABC transporter permease yields MNILYIAFNTIKRNFRDKKSMFRSMLMPILMIIVLGTALNSAFQSPKLDKIDICYLNKDGGAAAGEFENFLSSKQIKEILNVKEVLSIEEGEKLINDKQATSMIVVPKDYSVKLKSGEETPIQIYNSKYADFKNIMVENIVEAYNSVGNVMTVVAKLNSENLGYTSYSAVDENVISTEGTSPRAIDYYSIAMLVLAIMSSATFAADMLSEDYFENVGIRIKASPAKPYERLIGMILGCVLDIFIKGVIIIAFSKFVFKVNWGNNLGMVAVIILSAAVFSTLFGMFVAVAAGSGNKASGILLILNIIFTFLAGGFALILTQDIHMSAIMHLSPNFYPQTALLNVIYSNNYRVNIHFFNTFGYISMLWIVSALLFIGCIEIERRRII; encoded by the coding sequence ATGAATATATTGTATATAGCTTTTAACACTATAAAACGCAACTTTAGGGATAAAAAATCAATGTTCAGGTCTATGTTGATGCCCATACTGATGATAATAGTTCTTGGAACCGCACTTAACAGTGCCTTCCAGAGTCCAAAGTTAGATAAAATTGATATATGTTATCTTAATAAGGATGGTGGAGCGGCAGCTGGGGAGTTTGAAAACTTCCTGAGCAGTAAGCAAATTAAAGAAATATTGAATGTTAAGGAGGTATTATCTATAGAAGAAGGAGAAAAATTAATTAATGATAAACAGGCGACTTCAATGATAGTTGTGCCAAAGGATTATTCAGTAAAATTAAAGTCTGGAGAAGAGACTCCAATTCAAATTTATAATTCAAAATATGCGGATTTCAAAAATATTATGGTTGAAAATATAGTGGAAGCCTATAATTCTGTAGGAAATGTAATGACTGTGGTGGCAAAGCTTAATTCAGAGAACTTGGGTTATACAAGTTACAGCGCAGTTGATGAAAATGTGATTTCTACTGAAGGCACGTCTCCAAGGGCGATAGATTATTATTCTATAGCTATGCTTGTTTTGGCAATAATGAGCTCTGCAACCTTTGCTGCTGATATGCTTTCAGAGGATTATTTTGAAAATGTGGGTATAAGAATTAAGGCATCTCCTGCAAAACCTTATGAGAGATTAATTGGTATGATACTTGGATGTGTGCTTGACATATTTATTAAAGGCGTAATTATAATAGCTTTCAGCAAATTTGTCTTTAAAGTGAACTGGGGAAATAACTTAGGCATGGTAGCAGTTATCATATTAAGTGCTGCAGTCTTTTCTACTCTATTCGGAATGTTTGTTGCCGTGGCTGCGGGCAGCGGAAACAAGGCCTCAGGAATACTCCTCATACTAAATATTATTTTTACCTTCCTTGCAGGTGGTTTCGCTTTGATTTTAACACAGGATATTCATATGTCAGCCATAATGCATCTTTCACCGAATTTTTACCCGCAAACTGCTTTGTTGAATGTGATATATTCCAATAATTACAGGGTTAACATTCATTTTTTTAATACCTTTGGATATATTTCAATGCTTTGGATAGTTTCAGCACTATTATTTATAGGATGTATTGAAATTGAAAGGAGGAGAATAATATGA
- a CDS encoding class I SAM-dependent methyltransferase encodes MNNSTNKTKMQFNKVAEEYDFMESLFDNSKFFVLEMSDNKGSALDIGCGSGILAYKLSKYYDKVIGIDISEEMLHIASSKRQSLNIKYINMDANELKLYEKFDLITSRTTFHHINDIPLLITKIKDMVNPGGKIVIVDVISNFEKEPTIFSIIEAFSRLIPNCKMFGVKIGFRIFKFNISKDWLKHLASDRYLSEQKFKNLFTTYLPGCRISKNGYQMQVIWENKNI; translated from the coding sequence ATGAATAATTCAACAAACAAAACTAAAATGCAATTTAATAAAGTAGCAGAAGAATATGATTTTATGGAATCATTATTTGATAATAGTAAATTTTTCGTTTTAGAAATGTCAGATAACAAAGGTTCAGCATTGGATATAGGTTGTGGGTCAGGTATTTTGGCATATAAGTTGTCAAAGTATTACGATAAAGTAATAGGTATTGATATATCAGAAGAAATGTTACATATTGCTTCGAGTAAAAGACAATCATTAAATATCAAATATATAAATATGGATGCTAATGAGTTGAAGTTATATGAAAAATTTGATTTGATAACAAGTCGGACAACTTTTCATCATATAAATGATATTCCATTATTAATCACAAAAATTAAGGATATGGTTAACCCTGGCGGTAAAATTGTAATTGTAGATGTTATATCTAACTTTGAAAAAGAACCAACAATATTTAGTATTATTGAAGCATTTTCAAGACTTATACCAAATTGTAAAATGTTTGGTGTAAAGATTGGATTTAGAATATTTAAATTTAATATTTCAAAGGATTGGCTAAAGCATTTAGCTTCAGATAGATATTTATCAGAACAGAAATTCAAAAATTTATTTACTACTTATTTGCCAGGATGTAGAATTTCCAAAAATGGTTATCAAATGCAGGTTATCTGGGAAAATAAAAATATATAG